The segment CCAAACAAAAAATCCACACGATAAGGCTCAAGCTTATACGCTTCCAATAAAAGATCCGCAATACGCTCCATATTAGAAGGAAGTTTCGCCGTAAAACCTGCATTTGACACACGAGCCGGCGAGTTTTGGATTTTCACTGCTTGTTCAAGCAACTCATCCACAACCTGTCTTTGAGTAAGAAGTTGTTGGTAATTTAATTGAGGCTCAAGCACTTTCACTTCTGCCGTGCTGGCAAAGCTGTTGACCGCAAGGGATGAAAGCACAGCAAGTAAGGAAACTTTGAAGATTTTTTGCATAATTAATTCTCCATATTGGATTGAATAACAAAAAGAGCGGTCACTTTTTTTATCAGTTTCCGCTCTTTTCACTAAACTTGATTCATTGACATACACAATAATGTTAATGGATGGATACAAGTCACGTTAGATGACATATCGATCTGCCATTTACAAGTTTGGCATTCAGAGATTACGTAATCAAATCCGCCTGCATTGATGTTATCGAATAAGTTTTTACCGATAGATTGGGAAACCTCGTAGTTTTCTTCTTTGAAACCGTATGTTCCTGCGATACCACAACATTGTGATGGGAGCATCACTACTTCTAAACCTGGAATTTGTTTTAACACTTCCAAGGTGTAGGGTGCCCAACCCGCTTTATCCACGTGACATGCGGTGTGATAAGCCACACGCAATTTCAGTGGTTTAAGTGGTAAAGTTTTACCTTCTTTAAAGAGTTGATATAAGAATGGTGTCACCATGTGAATATGCGGACGAACTTTCGCATTGTCGATACCTAAAATATGATGATATTCATCACGTAAATTTAAGGCACAACTTGATGCTTCACTGATCACATCCAAGCCATTTTCATCCACCATTTTGCTGATGTAATCGGTATTAAATTGTGCGATTTTCTTCGCTCGTTCTGGGAACTGGTTCACGCTTAATGGCAAGCCACAGCATTTTTCTTTTTCCAATAATACCACGCCAATATCCATGGCATTGAATACTTGAATAAATTCTTTGCCCAATTGTGGGTTATTGTAGTTCACATAACAGCCATGATAATACGCCACTTTACGTTCGAATTTTTGTTGGCTTTCCAACATTTTTTTCATATACCAGCTGCGGAACGTACCAAAGGAATATTTTGGTAATGTACGATGACGACTGATTTTTAACGCTTTTTCCAACACAAATTTTGTCGCTTTCAAGCCTGTAATCGTATTCACAATTGGTGCAAGCGGTGTATTAAGTGACCCCATAATATCGGTGTTACTTAAAATCGCATCACGTAATTTTTGCACTGCGGGCTTGTGTTGTTGAGCAAGGTATTTGTTTCTTGCGCGAACAATAATGTCACCGATTTTTACATCAGACGGACAGGCAATTTCACAACGTTTACAATTAGTACAGTATTTCAATGCTTCATCATAAAGCTCGGCTGATTTTAAGCGTAAACGCTCACCATCCGGCCCCGATTGTTTTGGACCTGGATAGTTTGGATTCTGACGCGAAACCGGACACACTGCTGTACAAGCCGTACATTTAATACAACTTTCAAAACTCTCATCAAAGGCATGATGATGTTGTGGTGCATTAAGGGATTGTTTTGCATTTTCAATTAATTGTTGAATGTTCATAACGCCTCCTTAATGTGTGTTGTGAAGAATTTCATCAGCAACAGCAAGCGCTGTTACCACTGCTACGCCAGAACCACAACCAAGCTCTAGGGCATTGAAACCACCAATCACATTACCCACCGCATATAAATTCGTTAAAAATTGACCGCTCTTTTGTACTTGGCATTGCGCATTAATCGCCACGCCCGCAGATTGGTACGGTTGTGGATTTGAGAAACGGTGATCAGTCCAAGTAAAGCGATCCGTATCGTTAAAACCTTCCACACCGATGATGTCAGAATGGAATACGGGTTCGTAGATTTTATCGAATTCAGAAACTAAACCTTTACTGAAGAAACTGCCAGAAGCTAAGACAAAATGTTCTGCTGTGATTTCTTCCTCTTCGTGCAAACGCGTTTGAATAGCACGAACTTTATTGCCATGAAAATGTGCTTTTAATGCGCTATCACCATTCATCATGAGTCCGCCTAATTTCTCAAAACGATGACGTAATTGAATACGTTGACGCATACCTAATAAAGAAGGCGGTAAAGTTGGCAATTCAAATAATGGTAAGCCAGTTGCTTTACGAAGTGACTCCATAAACTCTTGATTTTCTAAGCCGAAACATGCTGGCAAGAAAATGGCTTCATTACCTTTCGCCGCTTCTTTCATTTCAGCTACAAGATCATCAAATTTCAGTTTATATTCTAAAACTTGAGCAATGTTTACACTGCGGAACTCACGAGAGTTTGCACGTAACTGATCTAATTCAGGGATATTTAAAAAGCCGGTTTTCACTTCACAATGTGCAAATTGTGGATTGAGCGTGAGGTTATCTGCCAATAATTCTGGTTGGAAATCGTGATAGCCTTCAATGCCTAAAACCGCAATTTTTTTATAAGGGAATGGGGTTTCGCCTTGCACGGTTGGCACACTATTTGGTGAAAGCCATGCACCGCGTAAGCTACCTAAACCCGTTACACGAAGATGATTTTCTGCGGTTGAACCAATTAAATCTAAATTTAACGATTCCGCTAATTTCTCGAAATCTTGCGCTTTCGCTAATACACGTTCAGCACCCATAATGCTATAAGGGTGTTGTGGTAATTGAGCTGCAAGTGCGGTCAAATTTTCAGGAATATTTTTAACAAACGCACCATTTGGTAAACGGCTTAATAAATCTAATGAGCCGGATGCAAAATCAATCGCTGCTTGGCCGTTATTGATAATGACACAACGTTTGCCTTGTTCTTGTAGGGCGATGCCGCAAGTTAAACCTGCAAGGCCGCCACCAATAATCACTACATCAAAATTCATTGTTATCCGTCCCTTGCTGTTTGTCAGTTTCAAGCGGTTGAACGTCATTTAAACCCAACACACTGCCATACATCCATGAAGTAAATTCCGCTTCACGAATCGCTTCACCCCATGCAATAGGCTCAATACCGCGCCAACGCTCTTCCATGAAAGCGGTTAATTGAGTGGTCGATTGACGAGGTGTTGCTACGTCAAAACGGTTCATTAAACCCGCTGCACGACATGCGCAAAGCTCAGCTTGGCAAGTACCCATACCTACACGAGTACGGCGACGTAAATCCACTAAGTTATTCACATTTAATTCATCAACGGCATAACGGACTTCACCCGCTGTCACGGCTTCACATTCGCACACCATTGAACGGTCGAGACGTTCTTTATCTAATAAACGAGTGGCGCGAGAACCATGACGATACACGGCTGAATAACGAATCGTACTTGGAAGTGAAATGACTTTCTGATTGGTTTCTGCGCGGCTTTCAGTTGAACCCGGCAATGGACTCTCAGCGGTTGTACAACGTGCGGTTTTGTTGAGTTTTTTACAAACAAGATCCGTTGCCCATTCTGCCATTAGGCGATAAGTCATTAATTTACCGCCAGTGATAGTGATAAAGCCTTCTAAGCCATCACGCTCTGCGTGGTCAAGCAACACGATACCTCGACTCACGTTACGACCAGATGGGTCATCATCAGACGCGACTAACGGACGTACACCGGCATAAGCACGTAATACGCGAGTATGACGCAAGCTTGGTGCAAGTTTTTCCCCTTCACGGAATAAAATATCCACTTCTTCCGGGGTGACTTCCATGTTATCGATTTGATCATAAGGAATACGGCTAGAGGTTGTACCGATAACACAAATGGTATCACCTGGCACAAGAATGTCCGCATCCGCCGGTTTACGGCAACGGTTAATGACCATTTTGTTGATGCGGTGCCCCATGACAAGTAATGCGCCTTTTGCGGGGAACATTTTGATTTTGAGATCCGCATATTCTGCGATACCTTGTCCCCAAATACCACCCGCATTGACGACTAATGGCGCAAAGAATTTACGATTTACACGATTTTTGTGATCGTAAACATCCACACCGATCACTTTGCCACCTTCGCGAATTAAGCTTTTTACTTCACAATAAGTGAACATTTTCGCGCCATTTTCGGTGGCATCCATCACGTTGGAAGCCGTTAAACGGAAAGGATCGATTGAACCATCTGGCACCACAACGGCACCCACTAAATTAGGGTTGACTGATGGTTCCATAATTTGGGCAAGTTTAGGATCAATGGCGACCGCTTCAATACCGGATTTGGTACAACTTTCGATGAAGGTTTTTTGATAATCAAGGGAATCTTCAGGTAAGGTGATAAATAAACCTTCTGTTTCATCCACACAGTGACGAGCGATATTGCGCAGAATTTTATTTTCTTTAATACATTCTTCTGCTGATTCCTGATCGTTCACGGCATAACGCGCACCACTATGTAACAAACCATGGTTACGGCCTGTTGCGCCTGTCGCAATATCACGACGCTCTAATAAAATACAGTTAATTCCACGCAATGCACAGTCACGGGCAATCCCCGCACCTGTCGCACCGCCACCAATGATAATCACATCCGTCGAGATAGGTGAAAAATCACCCACATCACGATACATATTAGGCGATAATCCCATTGTTACCCCCAAAGCCAAAATATTAATAAAAAGAAACGTAAAAACTGTTACAAATTCCATGGCTATTGTATGAGAGAGCGGTTAAATTCACAACATTTTGAGCGAAAAAGAAAGCTGTTTTGTGAGACAGATCACACAATTTTCGAATTCGCTCATTTGTTAAAAAATATTTTGTGAAATGCATCACATTTTTGAATTATTTCCCTTTTTAATTTCTATTTTTATTTTATTATGCACGCTATCCCCAGCATGGGGGTGGACTCATAATTAAAATGATATTGGAGAGAAATTATGTTTGGACCATTTAAACCCGCTCCGCATATTGCGGAACTTCCAGCGGAGAAAATTGATTCCACGTATAAACGCTTACGTTGGCAAGTGTTTGCAGGGATCTTCTTTGGTTATGCTGCTTACTATTTTGTACGTGCAAACTTTGACTTAGCACAACCCGGTTTAATTCAACAGGGCTTGTACACTAAAGCGCAACTAGGTGTTATCGGCTCAGCGGCTGGTCTTGCCTACGGTTTATCTAAGTTCGTCATGGCAGGTATGTCTGACCGTTCGAACCCTCGCGTATTCTTACCATTTGGTTTATTGCTTTCTGGTCTTTGTATGACCATGATGGGTTTATTCCCATGGGCAACCTCTGGCGTGGCCATCATGTGGGTAATGATTTTCTTAAATGGTTGGTTCCAAGGTATGGGTTGGCCTCCATGTGGTCGTACAATGGTACACTGGTGGTCTAAATCAGAACGCGGTACTATCGTATCTATCTGGAATACCGCGCACAACATCGGTGGTATGATGCCGGGTGCAATGGTGCTATTAGCAAGTGCCGTCTTCTTCAGCACTCATGGTGTCGAAGCGCAAGCAAAAGATATTTGGCAACAATCCCTCTACTATCCGGGTATTGCGGCAATGCTCTGTGCAATTCCAGTTTACTTCGTCATGCGTGATACTCCACAATCTTGTGGTTTACCATCAATCGAAAAATGGCGTAATGACTACCCAGATGACTATAACGAAAAAACTTACGAAAACGATTTAAGCACAAAAGAAATCTTCGTCACTTATGTATTGAAAAACAAATTGTTATGGTACATCGCGATTGCTAACGTATTCGTATACTTAATCCGCTACGGCGTATTGAAATGGTCTCCGGTTTACTTAAGTGAAGTAAAACACTTCAACATCAAAGGTACTGCATGGGCTTACACAATCTATGAATTAGCAGCGGTTCCAGGTACATTATTATGTGGTTGGGTATCAGATAAAGTCTTCAAAGGTAAACGTGGTTTAACCGGTTTCATCTTCATGATCTTAACTACCGCAGCAGTTGTAGCATACTGGATGAACCCAGCTACACCTGAAGCAGAGCTTGCAAACTATGCAGCTTGGTATGAAAACCCATATCAATTAACTGACTTCATCTTAATGACCTTAATCGGTTTCTTAATCTACGGTCCTGTAATGTTAATCGGCTTACACGCTCTTGAGCTTGCACCGAAAAAAGCAGCAGGTACAGCAGCAGGTTTCACCGGTTTATTCGGTTACTTAGGCGGTACAGTATCAGCATCAGCTGTTATCGGTTGGGCAGCACAACACTATGGCTGGGACGGCGGTTTCTACGTCATGATCGGCGGTGGTATCTTAGCGGTGTTATTACTCTTCATCGTAATGGTTGAAGAAGGTAAACATAAAGCTAAATTAGGCGATACCTACGGTACTAAATAATCTATAAATTAAAGGCGACAGGCGAAGGCTTGCCGCCTTTTTTATTACAAAAACAACTGAATTTTTAACCGCACTTTAAAAGGAGATAATGTGATGAAATTGAATAAATTAACCATTATGTTAGGCGCGGCAGTTATGGCAAATGCAGCATTAGCAAATCAAACTTGTGAAGCGCCCTATCGTTCAGCACTCCCCGCTTATACTTATAAATTAGACAAGGTGCTCGAAGTCAACGGACGTCAAGGCATTACCACTGATGGTAAATATTTATATGTATCAGGCAGTAAAACGCTCGCTAAATACGATATGAATGGGAAACTGATTAAAGAAAATAAAGATCCTTTTGTCGGCTACCAAAAGGAAGCCAATCACATTGGCGACATTGATATCTACAACAATGAACTTTATGTTTCCTCCGAATGGTTTGATGCCGGCGTAGGTAAAAATATTCAAATTGCGATTCACGATCCTGAAACCCTCGCATTAAAAAGATCAGTTGATTTTAATCCTGAGTCAGGTCAAGTCGAAGTTTCCGGCATCACTGTAGATACCGTTCACAATTCAGTTTGGATGGCATCTTGGGTTGGTGAAGAAAGTGGCCGTTATTTATATGAATATGATCTTTCAACAGGTAAATATAAACGTAAAGTGCATTTACAACCTGTTCCACAATGGATTCAAGGGGTTTATGCCTATAACGGTGATCTCTACGTTACATCTGATGATGGTACGGCAGATGAAAAAGAACCCGATCATATTTATCGTGTAGAAATTTCAGATAAAAATAATGAAGCTCGCGTTGTTTTAGAAAAAACATTGAATGACATTCGAGATGTCGGCGAAGTCGAAGGCTTGAATGTGAATCCGAAAACGAAACAACTGCTTGTCCATGCAAACCGAGGCAAACAAATTGTGTTAGGGATGCCAAAAGGATTTTATCCAGGATATGACCGTGAAATTAGTGAAATCTATTTTTACGACATGAAACCAAGATGTAATAAGTAAATCAAGGAGAACACACAATGAAACTCAAAACTTTAGCGCTTTCTTTATTAGCTGCAGGCGTACTTGCAGGATGTAGCGCACACTCTTCTGTGGACACTATGAAATCAGACAAAATTATCATTGCTCACCGTGGTGCAAGTGGTTACTTACCAGAACATACGCTTGAATCTAAAGCGCTTGCATTTGCACAACACGCAGACTACTTAGAACAAGACTTAGCGATGACAAAAGATGGTCGTTTAGTGGTTATCCATGACCACTTCTTAGACGGCTTAACTGACGTAGCGAAAAAATTCCCAAATCGTCATCGTAAAGATGGTCGTTACTATGTAATTGACTTCACCTTAAAAGAAATTCAAAGTTTAAATATGACTGAAAACTTTGAAACTAAAGATGGTAAACAAGTTGCAGTATATCCAGGACGCTTCCCACTTTGGAAATCGCATTTCAGAATTCACACTTTTGAAGATGAAATCGAATTCATCCAAGGTTTAGAAAAATCTACCGGTAAAAAAGTGGGTATCTACCCTGAAATCAAAGCACCTTGGTTCCACCACCAAAATGGCAAAGACATTGCAGTTGAAACCCTTAAAGTGTTGAAAAAATACGGTTACGACAAGAAATCTGACATGGTTTACTTACAAACCTTCGACTTCAATGAGTTAAAACGTATCAAAAACGAATTGCTACCAAAAATGGGCATGGATTTAAAACTTGTTCAATTAGTGGCATACACCGACTGGCATGAAACTGAAGAAAAAGATGCGAAAGGCAAATGGGTGAACTACGATTACGATTGGATGTTCAAACCAGGCGCAATGGCAGAAGTGGTAAAATATGCTGACGGCGTTGGTCCTGGCTGGTACATGTTAGTGGATAAAGAAAAATCTAAACCAGGCAACATCGTGTACACCCCATTAGTGAAAGAACTTGCACAATACAAAGTGGAATTACACCCATACACCGTGCGTAAAGATGCGTTACCTGAATTCTTCACTGACGTAAATCAAATGTACGATGCGTTATTGAACAAATCTGGTGCAACCGGTGTATTCACCGACTTCCCAGATACTGGTGTTGAGTTTTTGAAAAAACAAAAATAATACGTAAGTAAAAGTAATAAAAAGAGCGGTCAAAATTCGTTGTGATTTTTGACCGCTTTTTTAACTAAAACACTAATAGTATGCTACTAAAAAAGTAATTCTTCTATATTCATATTGAATATACTAAAATTTTATAGAAGAAAAATAACTCCAGATACTGTTAAGAGTATTATTATGATGGATAGGATCTTCCTTGCCCTCTTTATTATCTAATTCTAATTCCAAAATAACACCTCTATTAATACCATCACAATCTTTAAGATCCCTAATCGGTAATATATTTTTTTTACAATAAGGATTATACTCAAAGTTTGCCAATCCTTTTGTTTTTAAAGATATATTTCTTTCATAATTGGATTTTTTATCTATTTCTTTTATGTATTGAACTACAGATTCAGCTCGTTTTTCAGATAACTTTTTATTTCCACCTTTCTTATAAGGCTTTAGATCTGTAAGTCCATAGATTGTTATTTCTTTTATACTTTCTTTAGGATATTTTAATACAAAGTCATCAACTTCTTTTTTTGCACTGTCTTGAATATGGTATGCCCCTTCATCAAAAATCCATCTAAATTTTTTTAAAACACATTTTCTAGGAGGTGAGTTCGTATTTTTAATAATAGTCAAATTATCATTATTTATAGAAAATCTAACTCCTTCTATGTCAAGAAATGATTCTTGACCAATACCCCATAATACCCTCACATCATGAATAATATTAGTTTTATATAGCACATCACAAGTTGTTTTAAGACTTAAATTTTGCTTTTCCAAAATATCATTTATGAATAAAAAATCTTTATCAGTTACCCTAATACTTGCATGATCATTTTTTATACTTAAGCTAGACAAGGTTTTATCTAATAACCTTTCAGAAACACCACCCAAAACAAAATTAAAAAAAACGAGAGAAATGCCAAAAAAAACCTTAACACTACTATTTTTAGATTTATCAATCTCAATTAATGAAAAATATATAATAACAAAATAAACAAAAAGCAGAATAATATTAAAATAAATATTGTCAAATATATACAAACGAATGAAAAAAACAAGAAAAAGAAAAACAAACCCCATAAAAATTAAGAAACACGATTCAAATCTATTATTTGTGGACAAGTACCTTTTCCTTAAATAAGAAGATAAAAACAATATTGAAAAAACATGAAGTAATGTAAAAAAAATAATAAATATACCAAATCCAACAGAAACAAATATATAAACAAGTGAATCCGAAATACTTAGCCCTTTAGGAATATAATTTATATCAATAAAACAATATTTAAATATCAACAACACTCCAAGCAATGGAGCATACTTTATAAACGCACTAAAAAAACCTACTAATTTAATTATCTCATGAAACGATTTATCATCCGTTTTCTTATATAACAATCTATCTAATTGATATTTATTTTTTGCCATATACAAAGCCTTAAAATAAAGAAAAAATCTAATTATTACCTACTTATAAAATAAAATGTATAGAATTTCTAAAACTTCAAATTCAAGCAGAAATTTTAGACTAAGACACTAGACATAATGCATCATTCATTATACGGAATAAATAATCTGGTCATAGAATTACCGAACCACTCACCATATGAATACTATTAATTCATTCTTTTTTATTATTTTATATTAAAAAATAAAAAGGCTTGCCATTTATCCCAGCAAGCCTTCTAA is part of the Haemophilus parainfluenzae ATCC 33392 genome and harbors:
- the glpC gene encoding anaerobic glycerol-3-phosphate dehydrogenase subunit GlpC, whose amino-acid sequence is MNIQQLIENAKQSLNAPQHHHAFDESFESCIKCTACTAVCPVSRQNPNYPGPKQSGPDGERLRLKSAELYDEALKYCTNCKRCEIACPSDVKIGDIIVRARNKYLAQQHKPAVQKLRDAILSNTDIMGSLNTPLAPIVNTITGLKATKFVLEKALKISRHRTLPKYSFGTFRSWYMKKMLESQQKFERKVAYYHGCYVNYNNPQLGKEFIQVFNAMDIGVVLLEKEKCCGLPLSVNQFPERAKKIAQFNTDYISKMVDENGLDVISEASSCALNLRDEYHHILGIDNAKVRPHIHMVTPFLYQLFKEGKTLPLKPLKLRVAYHTACHVDKAGWAPYTLEVLKQIPGLEVVMLPSQCCGIAGTYGFKEENYEVSQSIGKNLFDNINAGGFDYVISECQTCKWQIDMSSNVTCIHPLTLLCMSMNQV
- the glpB gene encoding glycerol-3-phosphate dehydrogenase subunit GlpB, with product MNFDVVIIGGGLAGLTCGIALQEQGKRCVIINNGQAAIDFASGSLDLLSRLPNGAFVKNIPENLTALAAQLPQHPYSIMGAERVLAKAQDFEKLAESLNLDLIGSTAENHLRVTGLGSLRGAWLSPNSVPTVQGETPFPYKKIAVLGIEGYHDFQPELLADNLTLNPQFAHCEVKTGFLNIPELDQLRANSREFRSVNIAQVLEYKLKFDDLVAEMKEAAKGNEAIFLPACFGLENQEFMESLRKATGLPLFELPTLPPSLLGMRQRIQLRHRFEKLGGLMMNGDSALKAHFHGNKVRAIQTRLHEEEEITAEHFVLASGSFFSKGLVSEFDKIYEPVFHSDIIGVEGFNDTDRFTWTDHRFSNPQPYQSAGVAINAQCQVQKSGQFLTNLYAVGNVIGGFNALELGCGSGVAVVTALAVADEILHNTH
- the glpA gene encoding anaerobic glycerol-3-phosphate dehydrogenase subunit A; translated protein: MGLSPNMYRDVGDFSPISTDVIIIGGGATGAGIARDCALRGINCILLERRDIATGATGRNHGLLHSGARYAVNDQESAEECIKENKILRNIARHCVDETEGLFITLPEDSLDYQKTFIESCTKSGIEAVAIDPKLAQIMEPSVNPNLVGAVVVPDGSIDPFRLTASNVMDATENGAKMFTYCEVKSLIREGGKVIGVDVYDHKNRVNRKFFAPLVVNAGGIWGQGIAEYADLKIKMFPAKGALLVMGHRINKMVINRCRKPADADILVPGDTICVIGTTSSRIPYDQIDNMEVTPEEVDILFREGEKLAPSLRHTRVLRAYAGVRPLVASDDDPSGRNVSRGIVLLDHAERDGLEGFITITGGKLMTYRLMAEWATDLVCKKLNKTARCTTAESPLPGSTESRAETNQKVISLPSTIRYSAVYRHGSRATRLLDKERLDRSMVCECEAVTAGEVRYAVDELNVNNLVDLRRRTRVGMGTCQAELCACRAAGLMNRFDVATPRQSTTQLTAFMEERWRGIEPIAWGEAIREAEFTSWMYGSVLGLNDVQPLETDKQQGTDNNEF
- the glpT gene encoding glycerol-3-phosphate transporter; its protein translation is MFGPFKPAPHIAELPAEKIDSTYKRLRWQVFAGIFFGYAAYYFVRANFDLAQPGLIQQGLYTKAQLGVIGSAAGLAYGLSKFVMAGMSDRSNPRVFLPFGLLLSGLCMTMMGLFPWATSGVAIMWVMIFLNGWFQGMGWPPCGRTMVHWWSKSERGTIVSIWNTAHNIGGMMPGAMVLLASAVFFSTHGVEAQAKDIWQQSLYYPGIAAMLCAIPVYFVMRDTPQSCGLPSIEKWRNDYPDDYNEKTYENDLSTKEIFVTYVLKNKLLWYIAIANVFVYLIRYGVLKWSPVYLSEVKHFNIKGTAWAYTIYELAAVPGTLLCGWVSDKVFKGKRGLTGFIFMILTTAAVVAYWMNPATPEAELANYAAWYENPYQLTDFILMTLIGFLIYGPVMLIGLHALELAPKKAAGTAAGFTGLFGYLGGTVSASAVIGWAAQHYGWDGGFYVMIGGGILAVLLLFIVMVEEGKHKAKLGDTYGTK
- the glpQ gene encoding glycerophosphodiester phosphodiesterase, whose protein sequence is MKLKTLALSLLAAGVLAGCSAHSSVDTMKSDKIIIAHRGASGYLPEHTLESKALAFAQHADYLEQDLAMTKDGRLVVIHDHFLDGLTDVAKKFPNRHRKDGRYYVIDFTLKEIQSLNMTENFETKDGKQVAVYPGRFPLWKSHFRIHTFEDEIEFIQGLEKSTGKKVGIYPEIKAPWFHHQNGKDIAVETLKVLKKYGYDKKSDMVYLQTFDFNELKRIKNELLPKMGMDLKLVQLVAYTDWHETEEKDAKGKWVNYDYDWMFKPGAMAEVVKYADGVGPGWYMLVDKEKSKPGNIVYTPLVKELAQYKVELHPYTVRKDALPEFFTDVNQMYDALLNKSGATGVFTDFPDTGVEFLKKQK
- a CDS encoding OmpA family protein; its protein translation is MAKNKYQLDRLLYKKTDDKSFHEIIKLVGFFSAFIKYAPLLGVLLIFKYCFIDINYIPKGLSISDSLVYIFVSVGFGIFIIFFTLLHVFSILFLSSYLRKRYLSTNNRFESCFLIFMGFVFLFLVFFIRLYIFDNIYFNIILLFVYFVIIYFSLIEIDKSKNSSVKVFFGISLVFFNFVLGGVSERLLDKTLSSLSIKNDHASIRVTDKDFLFINDILEKQNLSLKTTCDVLYKTNIIHDVRVLWGIGQESFLDIEGVRFSINNDNLTIIKNTNSPPRKCVLKKFRWIFDEGAYHIQDSAKKEVDDFVLKYPKESIKEITIYGLTDLKPYKKGGNKKLSEKRAESVVQYIKEIDKKSNYERNISLKTKGLANFEYNPYCKKNILPIRDLKDCDGINRGVILELELDNKEGKEDPIHHNNTLNSIWSYFSSIKF